The proteins below come from a single Sorghum bicolor cultivar BTx623 chromosome 4, Sorghum_bicolor_NCBIv3, whole genome shotgun sequence genomic window:
- the LOC8059669 gene encoding S-adenosylmethionine decarboxylase proenzyme, producing MAVLQVAAAAPPPVSAIGFEGYEKRLEISFSEAPVFADPNGRGLRALSRDQIETVLDLARCTIVSELSNEDFDSYVLSESSLFVYPYKMVIKTCGTTKLLLAIPRILELAKELSLPLSAVKYSRGTFIFPDAQPSPHKNFADEVAFLNRFFGGLKSGGNAYVIGDSAKPGQKWHVYYASEHPEEPVVTLEMCMTGLDKKKASVFFKTSADGYTSCAKEMTKLSGISDIIPEMEICDFDFEPCGYSMNAVHGPAFSTIHVTPEDGFSYASYEVMGFNPGSSSYGDLVKRVLRCFGPVEFSVAVTIFGERDNAKTWGKKLEAEAYACSNMVEQVLPSGGLLIYQSFTATGAATPGSPRSVLHDFAGDIVKPGDSGEADGPCWEADAVDESEEREVKKMKC from the coding sequence ATGGCTGTCCTGcaagttgctgctgctgcccctccCCCTGTCTCAGCGATTGGGTTTGAGGGATATGAGAAGCGCCTTGAGATCAGCTTCTCTGAGGCACCTGTCTTCGCTGATCCCAATGGAAGGGGATTGCGTGCGCTCTCACGTGACCAGATTGAGACTGTTCTTGACCTTGCACGGTGCACCATTGTGTCTGAGCTCTCAAATGAGGACTTTGACTCTTATGTCTTATCCGAGTCAAGCCTGTTTGTCTACCCATATAAAATGGTGATCAAGACCTGTGGGACTACAAAGCTTCTGCTCGCTATTCCGAGGATCCTTGAGCTTGCTAAAGAGCTCTCGTTGCCACTTTCTGCAGTTAAATACTCCCGTGGGACATTCATATTCCCTGATGCACAGCCTTCCCCACACAAGAACTTTGCTGATGAGGTTGCCTTCCTGAATCGCTTCTTTGGTGGCCTCAAGTCTGGCGGTAATGCTTATGTTATTGGTGATTCTGCAAAGCCTGGGCAGAAGTGGCACGTCTACTATGCCTCTGAGCACCCTGAGGAGCCTGTTGTTACTCTCGAGATGTGCATGACTGGGCTggacaagaagaaagcttctGTCTTCTTCAAGACATCTGCTGATGGTTACACATCGTGTGCTAAGGAGATGACCAAGCTCTCTGGTATCTCGGACATTATTCCAGAGATGGAGATCTGTGACTTTGATTTCGAGCCCTGTGGCTACTCCATGAATGCTGTTCATGGCCCTGCTTTCTCGACCATTCATGTGACCCCAGAGGATGGCTTCAGCTATGCAAGCTACGAGGTCATGGGCTTCAACCCAGGCTCTTCTTCTTATGGTGACCTGGTTAAGAGGGTGCTGAGGTGCTTTGGCCCAGTTGAGTTCTCTGTTGCCGTGACTATCTTCGGTGAGCGGGACAATGCAAAGACCTGGGGGAAGAAACTGGAAGCTGAGGCCTATGCCTGCAGCAACATGGTTGAGCAGGTGCTGCCGTCTGGTGGCTTGCTCATATATCAGAGCTTCACTGCTACGGGTGCAGCCACCCCTGGGTCGCCGAGGTCAGTCCTGCATGACTTCGCTGGTGACATTGTCAAGCCTGGCGATAGTGGTGAGGCCGATGGCCCCTGCTGGGAAGCTGATGCTGTGGATGAGAGCGAGGAAAGAGaggtaaagaagatgaaatgctGA